In Carassius carassius chromosome 46, fCarCar2.1, whole genome shotgun sequence, the following proteins share a genomic window:
- the LOC132129751 gene encoding activin receptor type-1B-like, giving the protein MLRDGNLAIMLPRRTAVALLALCGLIAVGDALKCNCTACESSGYVCETDGACMASTSSIKGQEEEQVRICIPRVSLVPPGQPIYCLSAKGLLNTHCCYTDFCNSINLQIPSGIVEGKADSWGPVELVAVIAGPVFLFCLLLIVGVLVFQHHQRNYNHRQRLEVEDPSCDHLYLAKDKTLQDLIFDLSTSGSGSGLPLFVQRTVARTIVLQEIIGKGRFGEVWRGRWRGGDVAVKIFSSREERSWFREAEIYQTIMLRHENILGFIAADNKDNGTWTQLWLVSDYHEHGSLFDYLNHYSVTIEGMIKLALSAASGLAHLHMEILGTQGKPGIAHRDLKSKNILVKKNGTCAIADLGLAVRHESVTDTIDIAPNQRVGTKRYMAPEVLDETINMKHFDSFKCADIYALGLVYWEIARRCNAGGIHEDYQLPYYDLVPSDPSIEEMRKVVCDQRLRPNVPNWWQSYEALRVMGKIMRECWYANGAARLTALRIKKTLSQLSVQEDIKI; this is encoded by the exons ATGCTAAGAGATGGGAATCTTGCAATCATGCTTCCACGACGAACTGCTGTAGCGCTGCTCGCCCTGTGTGGATTAATAGCAGTCGGCGATG CTCTTAAGTGTAATTGCACTGCCTGTGAGAGCAGCGGTTATGTGTGTGAGACTGATGGGGCCTGCATGGCCTCTACGTCTTCCATCAAGGGTCAGGAGGAAGAGCAAGTTCGGATCTGCATCCCCCGTGTCAGCCTGGTACCACCCGGACAGCCCATCTACTGCTTGAGCGCCAAAGGCCTGCTCAACACGCACTGCTGTTATACAGACTTCTGCAACAGTATCAACCTCCAGATTCCCAGCG GGATTGTTGAAGGTAAAGCGGACAGTTGGGGTCCTGTAGAGCTGGTGGCAGTGATAGCAGGCCCGGTCTTTCTCTTTTGCTTGCTGCTTATCGTGGGAGTGCTCGTTTTCCAACATCACCAGCGCAACTATAACCATCGGCAGCGACTCGAAGTTGAGGATCCGTCCTGCGATCATCTGTACTTGGCCAAAGACAAGACATTACAGGATCTCATCTTCGATCTGTCCACCTCCGGTTCAGGATCTG GCCTGCCCTTGTTTGTTCAGCGAACAGTGGCCAGGACAATTGTACTGCAGGAGATCATAGGTAAAGGTCGCTTTGGGGAAGTATGGAGAGGGAGATGGAGAGGAGGGGATGTGGCTGTGAAGATCTTCTCATCCAGAGAGGAACGCTCCTGGTTCCGTGAGGCCGAGATTTACCAGACCATCATGCTCCGTCATGAGAACATCTTGGGCTTCATTGCTGCTGATAATAAAG ACAATGGCACATGGACACAGCTGTGGCTGGTGTCAGACTATCATGAACATGGCTCATTATTTGACTATCTCAACCACTACTCGGTCACAATCGAGGGGATGATTAAGTTAGCACTCTCAGCGGCCAGCGGCCTGGCGCATCTGCACATGGAGATCCTGGGAACACAGG GGAAACCAGGCATTGCACATCGTGACCTCAAATCTAAAAACATCCTGGTGAAAAAGAATGGTACTTGTGCCATTGCAGATCTGGGGCTTGCTGTACGGCACGAGTCAGTCACTGATACTATAGACATCGCACCTAATCAGAGGGTTGGCACCAAAAG ATATATGGCCCCAGAGGTACTAGATGAAACGATCAACATGAAgcattttgattctttcaagtgTGCTGATATCTACGCTTTGGGACTGGTATACTGGGAGATTGCACGACGGTGTAATGCTGGAG GCATCCATGAAGATTACCAGCTTCCCTACTATGATCTGGTGCCCTCTGACCCCTCCATTGAAGAGATGAGGAAGGTGGTGTGTGATCAGAGACTACGGCCCAATGTGCCCAACTGGTGGCAGAGCTACGAG GCGCTGAGAGTGATGGGGAAGATCATGCGGGAATGCTGGTATGCCAACGGGGCGGCACGGCTTACGGCTCTGCGGATTAAGAAGACTCTCTCGCAGCTCAGCGTCCAAGAAGACATTAAGATCTGA